One window from the genome of Aricia agestis chromosome 6, ilAriAges1.1, whole genome shotgun sequence encodes:
- the LOC121727699 gene encoding uncharacterized protein LOC121727699 codes for MYALLSAYVHTEGKIMSVIIRIAILSYLFAINVLISTGCPHEAENSKAVYKTGGIADLNQPITLATIKRKLNDSGVFDADNVSLTATEQKELAKLFEAIEIMATTRNRQPSAAQNAYSSLRLVERAVKKSLKEGQISESLAGKFDWDKLSDISKRQRRDKPAYYLNTTTNMRVFNTE; via the exons ATGTACGCGCTACTTTCAGCCTACGTGCACACGGAGGGGAAAATCATGAGTGTTATCATACGTATCGCGATACTTAGCTACTT ATTTGCCATAAACGTTCTAATCAGCACAGGTTG TCCGCACGAGGCAGAGAACTCTAAGGCGGTATACAAGACGGGTGGCATAGCAGACCTCAACCAGCCCATAACGCTAGCAACTATTAAGAGGAAGCTCAATGACAGCGGTGTGTTTGACGCTGACAATGTGTCTCTGACTGCGACAGAACAGAAGGAGTTGGCCAAGCTGTTTGAGGCTATTGAGATTATG GCAACTACTCGAAATCGGCAGCCGTCTGCAGCTCAGAACGCGTATTCCTCACTGCGATTAGTTGAGAGAGCAGTCAAGAAATCTCTCAAGGAGGGACAAATATCAGAGTCCCTAGCGGGGAAGTTTGACTGGGACAAGCTAAGCGATAT atctAAAAGACAACGTCGCGACAAGCCCGCTTACTATTTGAACACCACTACAAATATGAGAGTGTTCAACACTGAATAG